One part of the Acidobacteriota bacterium genome encodes these proteins:
- a CDS encoding NHLP leader peptide family natural product precursor — MQLAFIAAIGANAWCGAPLIIPRRYDMAENVNDRVQEVLSKSALDSEFRAGLLSDPRTTLEKMAGEPVPENLRVKFIEKDSDCDAMFVLPDPISGDELTDQELEAVAGGVGDLHINLCNGWIFSGE; from the coding sequence ATGCAGCTTGCGTTCATTGCGGCCATCGGAGCGAACGCATGGTGCGGTGCTCCCCTCATCATCCCAAGGAGGTATGACATGGCTGAGAACGTTAACGATCGCGTGCAGGAGGTGCTGTCGAAGTCTGCCCTCGACAGCGAGTTCCGGGCGGGGCTGCTGAGCGACCCGCGCACCACGCTCGAGAAGATGGCCGGCGAGCCGGTGCCGGAGAACCTGCGGGTGAAGTTCATCGAAAAGGACAGCGACTGCGACGCGATGTTCGTGCTGCCCGATCCGATCTCCGGTGACGAACTGACCGATCAGGAACTCGAGGCGGTTGCGGGTGGCGTCGGCGACCTCCACATCAACCTGTGCAACGGCTGGATCTTCAGCGGCGAGTAG
- a CDS encoding isopentenyl-diphosphate Delta-isomerase, producing the protein MVQSVIEEVVTVDAQDRETGVAEKMTAHRKGLLHRAFSVFVFDDAGRMLLQQRASGKYHSGGLWSNTCCSHPRPGESVLDAAHRRLREEMGFDCPLETAFGFIYRTDLDHGLTEHEYDHVVIGRYAGEPVPNTDEVGGWKWMSLEDVRRTVAEQPETFTVWFRIALDALVERRITP; encoded by the coding sequence ATGGTTCAGTCCGTGATCGAAGAGGTCGTGACGGTCGACGCGCAGGATCGCGAAACCGGTGTCGCGGAGAAGATGACCGCGCACCGGAAGGGACTTCTCCACCGGGCGTTCTCCGTCTTCGTCTTCGACGACGCCGGTCGAATGTTGTTGCAGCAGCGGGCGTCGGGCAAGTACCACTCGGGGGGGCTCTGGTCGAACACCTGTTGCAGCCATCCGCGGCCGGGCGAATCGGTGCTGGACGCGGCGCACCGCCGGCTGCGCGAGGAGATGGGTTTCGACTGTCCGCTCGAGACGGCCTTCGGCTTCATCTATCGCACGGACCTGGATCACGGCCTGACGGAACACGAGTACGACCATGTCGTCATCGGACGCTACGCGGGCGAGCCGGTCCCGAACACGGATGAAGTGGGCGGCTGGAAGTGGATGTCCCTGGAGGACGTGCGCCGCACCGTCGCGGAGCAACCCGAGACGTTCACGGTCTGGTTCCGGATCGCCCTCGACGCCCTCGTCGAGCGCAGGATTACGCCGTAA